The Linepithema humile isolate Giens D197 chromosome 2, Lhum_UNIL_v1.0, whole genome shotgun sequence genome has a segment encoding these proteins:
- the LOC136997626 gene encoding uncharacterized protein has translation MDTTLASTVLTTAPTMTTTAPTMTTAPTTITTASTLTSTSTSTAPMATAAMDTASTAPTATTTSAAPMDTATTTSAAPMDTATTISAAPMDTATTTSAATPMATAMSTNITLNMEQLGQLIAAVTASAASRAG, from the exons ATGGATACAAca ctAGCATCGACAGTACTGACGACGGCGCCGACGATGACAACGACGGCGCCGACGATGACAACGGCGCCGACGACGATAACGACGGCGTCGACATTGACATCGACATCGACATCGACAGCACCGATGGCAACGGCGGCGATGGACACGGCATCGACAGCACCGACGGCAACGACGACTTCGGCGGCGCCGATGGACACGGCAACGACGACTTCGGCGGCGCCGATGGACACGGCAACGACGATTTCGGCGGCGCCGATGGACACGGCAACGACGACGTCGGCGGCGACACCGATGGCAACGGCGATGtcgacaaatattacattaaat atgGAACAATTGGGACAACTAATAGCGGCTGTTACGGCCAGTGCTGCCAGTCGGGCCGGGTAG
- the LOC136997625 gene encoding putative nuclease HARBI1 isoform X1, with product MFRESKVIFLSQHRTLLKIILFLEIMEEINDIEDIEDDFENVERVRKRYIRDGQNPFEFYNNLQFKKRYRFNKDSVLYGILPKIEEGLQKINNRGLPIPPVMQLLICLRYYATASFQLFLGDTMTVSQPTTSRIVFRVSLLVASLLKEYIKMPRNSEIQNENWQLFNNLGKGNGAIGLPDVDGAIDCTHIRLVDTRFQNVNEIYRNRKGYFSLNVQI from the exons ATGTTCAGAGAAAGTAaggttatatttttaagtcaACATCGTACATTacttaagataattttattttt agaGATAATGGAAGAAATTAACGATATAGAAGACATCGAAGATGATTTTGAAAATGTGGAACGTGTACGAAAACGATATATTCGCGATGGACAAAACCCTTTTGAATTCtacaataatttgcaatttaagaAACGCTatagatttaataaagattctgTTCTGTATGGTATATTACCAAAAATTGAAGAAggattacaaaaaattaataatcgtgGTCTGCCGATTCCACCAGTAATGCAACTGTTGATATGCTTGAGATATTACGCAACTGCAAGTTTTCAG ctTTTTCTCGGTGATACAATGACTGTTTCACAACCAACAACATCAAGAATAGTTTTTCGTGTAAGTTTATTAGTTGCCAGCTTGCTGaaggaatatataaaaatgccaCGGAATTCagaaatacaaaatgaaaattggcagttatttaataatcttggAAAAGGGAATGGAGCTATTGGTCTTCCTGATGTGGATGGAGCTATTGATTGTACTCACATAAGATTGGTGGATACAAGATTTCAAAATGTAAATGAAATTTACAGAAATAGAAAAGGATATTTTTCACTTAACGTGCaa ATTTAA
- the LOC136997623 gene encoding myb/SANT-like DNA-binding domain-containing protein 3: protein MASKKHYTETEKKFFLRILTKYSHIIERKKSDATTLKDKEEAWNEICDSYNMSSIITSKRSIQQLKKLWSNLKSTQRDALTHEKQARLLTDGGPEPSSTEIDPDIAAIAPNLLTTAPTLFSSNMSDEILQERQQRILNDDCIPEELLIENQDNESLFVDDFGEIIFTNKSTETPDMKESSSEVDDAEKASNAQVIALNPKRAIFNSKESTSKSVPRKRLMEDIDIVLTPKNKLKKSGFENKENVDKKQLKMERIKHIIEQKEQIANLKIQHQEVIQRLEIDHLKEKYALEIRAATATTELSELLLKEKQNLR, encoded by the exons atggcaagtaaaaaacattatactgaaacggaaaaaaaattttttttacgaattttaacaaaatattcacatattattgaaagaaaaaaaagcgatGCTACAACActaaaagataaagaagaaGCGTGGAATGAAATTTGTGATTCATATAATATGTCATCTATTATTACAAGCAAG agAAGTATTCAACAACTCAAAAAATTATGGAGTAATCTCAAATCAACTCAGAGAGATGCCCTTACACATGAAAAACAAGCACGATTATTAACAGATGGTGGTCCTGAACCTTCATCTACTGAAATTGATCCTGATATTGCTGCAATAGCACCCAATTTGTTGACAACAGCACCgacattattttcatcaaatatgtcagatgaaatattacaag aacgaCAACAGAGAATTCTAAATGACGATTGTATTCCTGAAGAATTATTGATTGAAAATCAAGATAACGAATCTTTATTTGTTGATGATTTCGgggaaattattttcactaaTAAATCTACTGAAACACCTGATATGAAAG AATCAAGCAGTGAAGTCGATGATGCTGAAAAAGCAAGTAATGCACAAGTGATAGCATTAAATCCAAAACGTGCAATATTTAACAGTAAag AATCTACATCAAAAAGTGTACCAAGAAAACGTTTAATGGAGGATATAGACATTG TGCTTACACCAAagaataaacttaaaaaatcgggatttgaaaataaagaaaatgttgacaagaaacaattaaaaatggaacGCATCAAACACATAATTGAACAAAAAGAGCAAATAGCAAATTTAAAGATACAACATCAAGAAGTAATACAAAGACTTGAAATAGATCAtctcaaagaaaaatatgctttaGAAATTCGTGCGGCTACTGCTACCACTGAATTATCTGAATTATTacttaaagaaaaacaaaatttaagatga
- the LOC136997625 gene encoding putative nuclease HARBI1 isoform X2, with product MFRESKVIFLSQHRTLLKIILFLEIMEEINDIEDIEDDFENVERVRKRYIRDGQNPFEFYNNLQFKKRYRFNKDSVLYGILPKIEEGLQKINNRGLPIPPVMQLLICLRYYATASFQLFLGDTMTVSQPTTSRIVFRVSLLVASLLKEYIKMPRNSEIQNENWQLFNNLGKGNGAIGLPDVDGAIDCTHIRLVDTRFQNVNEIYRNRKGYFSLNVQVCIIILEFLDIVPEWPGSAHDSRIFQNFLLYIRYMENQFDGILVSDRGYPCLSFLMTPIPNPRTDEEISYNNMQSRTRLIVKRTYDVWKRRFPCLSRGLTTKLITSTTIVVACAVLHNMSLIFNDVLPEDNDEFHENEEEVPVREPNNGTLDGFATREALIARMFH from the exons ATGTTCAGAGAAAGTAaggttatatttttaagtcaACATCGTACATTacttaagataattttattttt agaGATAATGGAAGAAATTAACGATATAGAAGACATCGAAGATGATTTTGAAAATGTGGAACGTGTACGAAAACGATATATTCGCGATGGACAAAACCCTTTTGAATTCtacaataatttgcaatttaagaAACGCTatagatttaataaagattctgTTCTGTATGGTATATTACCAAAAATTGAAGAAggattacaaaaaattaataatcgtgGTCTGCCGATTCCACCAGTAATGCAACTGTTGATATGCTTGAGATATTACGCAACTGCAAGTTTTCAG ctTTTTCTCGGTGATACAATGACTGTTTCACAACCAACAACATCAAGAATAGTTTTTCGTGTAAGTTTATTAGTTGCCAGCTTGCTGaaggaatatataaaaatgccaCGGAATTCagaaatacaaaatgaaaattggcagttatttaataatcttggAAAAGGGAATGGAGCTATTGGTCTTCCTGATGTGGATGGAGCTATTGATTGTACTCACATAAGATTGGTGGATACAAGATTTCAAAATGTAAATGAAATTTACAGAAATAGAAAAGGATATTTTTCACTTAACGTGCaagtatgtattattattctt GAATTTTTGGACATTGTACCAGAGTGGCCTGGTAGCGCACATGACAgtcgaatttttcaaaattttttattatatatacgataCATGGAAAATCAGTTTGATGGTATACTTGTTAGTGATAGAGGATATCCATGTTTATCATTTTTGATGACGCCAATACCAAATCCTAGAACCGATGAAGAAATAAg tTACAATAACATGCAGAGCAGAACAAGACTAATAGTGAAAAGAACTTACGACGTATGGAAAAGACGATTTCCCTGTTTATCACGAGGACTAACAACAAAACTAATTACTTCTACAACAATTGTTGTAGCATGCGCTGTATTACATAAtatgtcattaatttttaatgatgtgTTACCGGAAGATAATGATGAATTCCatgaaaatgaagaagaagTACCTGTACGTGAACCTAATAATGGAACGTTAGATGGATTTGCTACTCGCGAAGCATTaattgctcgtatgtttcattaa